The segment TGGCAGAACACAACTGGAGAAGGACACACACCTGAGCTGACTAGATGTTTATGTAACCTCAACTGGCCTGTCACTATCAGGAAATGGATTTATTTACTCCTCCCTAACTGATTCTCTATCCTTCTCCCCACAGACTCTTATTCAAACCTGTTCTCAAACCTCTCATGCTAAACCCTTTCCCAAAATTCTTAGCTAAGGGAGGTGCCGGGGGCCTGCGGGCGAGATGGCGGCCACCTTCTTCGGGGAGGTGGTGAAGGTGCGGTCCAGAGCGGTgactgaggaggaagaggaggaggaggaggagccctGGACGCCCGATAACCTCGAGGACAGAGAAGTCTGGCGCGAGCtcgagaggaagagagaaatagaggtCCTTCGGCCGCAGACAAAAGTATGTTTGGAAATTCCCCTGCTAGAGCAGTATCCATGTTCAAAGTTTATAATGGCCATAGGACATAATGCAGTagcatttttgtcttcatttgtTCTGAATTCCGAAACTTGGGAAGAAATTGGATCTACTAAGCTATGGAATGAATGGTGCAGAACAACAGATACAACAAATCTTTCCCCAGCAGATGCTTTTTGTGTTTTCTACCGTCTAAAGTCAGACCCTACAGTTCTCGTGTGCCAGTGCAGTTGCTATGTTGCTGAAGATCAACAGTATCAGTGGCTTGAAAAGGTTTTTGGTTCTTTCCCGAAGAGAAATTTACAGATAACTATTCTTACATCTCGTCATGTGACTGACTATAAAACTCCAGAATCCAGTTCcaaccttccttctcccttcctgaaaGCCCTAAAAACACAGAGTTTCCAAGTTGCTGCCTGCTGTACACTCTTAGAACAGCCAAATATCGTACATGATCTTCCTGCAGCAGTTCTGAGTTACTGTCAGGTGTGGAAAATTTCAGGAATTCTATACCTGTGTTATACTGATATAATGAAACTAGACCTAGTTACAATTGAAGCTTTCAGACCAATACTTGGTTCAACAAGCCTGAAAGGATTAGTTAAGAATGTTTCCCATGGTACAGAGATACTGAAGAAACTGGTGACAACAAATGAAATTCAGAGTAACATTTATACAtgattttgtattgatttttgaaagtcttgggggtggggtggggatggagggacagaaagagaaatgttcTGTAGTTCTAACTAATTTGCCTAGTAGGAGAGCAAAATAAAGAGTTTATTTCTTAGCTAAGGGCACCATCTAATTTT is part of the Notamacropus eugenii isolate mMacEug1 chromosome 3, mMacEug1.pri_v2, whole genome shotgun sequence genome and harbors:
- the LOC140534352 gene encoding proteasome assembly chaperone 1-like, whose translation is MAATFFGEVVKVRSRAVTEEEEEEEEEPWTPDNLEDREVWRELERKREIEVLRPQTKVCLEIPLLEQYPCSKFIMAIGHNAVAFLSSFVLNSETWEEIGSTKLWNEWCRTTDTTNLSPADAFCVFYRLKSDPTVLVCQCSCYVAEDQQYQWLEKVFGSFPKRNLQITILTSRHVTDYKTPESSSNLPSPFLKALKTQSFQVAACCTLLEQPNIVHDLPAAVLSYCQVWKISGILYLCYTDIMKLDLVTIEAFRPILGSTSLKGLVKNVSHGTEILKKLVTTNEIQSNIYT